From Cyprinus carpio isolate SPL01 chromosome A7, ASM1834038v1, whole genome shotgun sequence, a single genomic window includes:
- the LOC109106927 gene encoding lysophosphatidic acid receptor 6-like, giving the protein MSNCTNDTFPKSDQVFVAVYSVVFIFGLILNLTALVIFFRNSKSRSHTTVYMIHLAFADIILVCTLPLRIYYHGKLGVLSPTICEFAGLILLSNMYSSIFLLTCISFDRCVAVCFPMSSRVREGRKKAWCVCLGIWILTISTSLLIYFQKEQDKPLHNNTCFSGFPTISTQKPALASTLIVGFGIPLTVMIFSSWGLIRAISKSTAVQTSNLVDSKKIKRMIITNLAIFLFCFLPYHAMLVLLVDNRGKDSLLKAYQYSLMVACLNAMLDPVAYYFTTETFRKKMDIEAVHRKRQMNSHSSDGHNSSRAHNVKASVESIQLTRSK; this is encoded by the coding sequence ATGTCAAATTGTACGAATGACACATTTCCAAAATCAGACCAGGTGTTTGTTGCTGTGTATTCagtggttttcatttttggactaaTCCTAAACCTGACCGCGCTTGTGATTTTTTTCCGTAACTCTAAATCACGCTCGCACACCACTGTGTACATGATTCACCTGGCCTTTGCTGATATCATTCTGGTTTGTACACTTCCTTTGCGGATCTATTACCATGGGAAGTTAGGGGTTCTGAGCCCAACAATCTGTGAATTTGCTGGTCTCATACTGCTAAGTAACATGTACAGCAGCATCTTCCTCCTCACGTGCATTAGCTTTGACCGTTGCGTAGCAGTCTGCTTCCCGATGTCTTCTCGTGTCCGTGAGGGCCGCAAGAAGGCATGGTGCGTGTGTCTGGGAATCTGGATCCTAACTATCTCAACAAGCTTACTGATCTACTTTCAAAAGGAGCAAGACAAGCCACTGCACAACAACACATGTTTTAGTGGTTTTCCTACAATTTCGACTCAAAAACCTGCTCTCGCTTCCACTCTAATTGTCGGGTTTGGGATCCCACTAACTGTTATGATTTTCAGCTCATGGGGGCTCATCCGAGCTATAAGTAAAAGCACAGCTGTCCAGACTAGCAACCTAGTAGACAGCAAAAAGATTAAAAGGATGATAATAACAAACTTGGCCatctttctgttctgttttctgcCATATCATGCTATGCTTGTGCTGCTTGTTGACAATAGAGGTAAGGACTCACTGTTAAAAGCCTACCAGTATAGCCTCATGGTAGCCTGCCTTAATGCAATGCTGGACCCCGTGGCATACTATTTCACAACGGAGACGTTTCGAAAAAAAATGGACATCGAAGCTGTACACAGAAAACGGCAAATGAACAGTCACAGCTCAGACGGACACAACAGCTCACGTGCACACAATGTGAAAGCATCAGTGGAGTCTATTCAACTCACAAGATCAAAATGA